The Phormidium yuhuli AB48 DNA window TGGCTTGTTTAATGACCCGGAAGTGGTGGTCAGCCATAGCTGCTACGAGGGGTTGATGGGTTACACAGAGAACTTGGTGATGACAACTGAGGCGATAGAGGGTTTCGGCAATGGTACTGGCCACGCGGCCCGAGACCCCCACATCAATTTCATCAAAAATGAGTGTCCCCACAGGGTCCACCTCACTAAACGAGGCCTTCAGGGCCAGCAAAAAACGACTCATCTCTCCTCCCGAGGCAATCTCCCCCAGGGGTCCTAGGGGTTCACCGGGGTTCGCGCTGAATAAAAAGCGCACGCGATCGCCCCCCCACCGTGTCGGCTCGATGGGGGACACCTCCACCTTAAACTTGAGATTATCCATGGCCAGCGGCTGTAGGGCCATGGTTAAGCGTGCTTCCAATTGATGGGCCGCCTGCTGTCGTCGCTGCCGTAGCTGCTGACAGCCTTGGCTGAGCTGCTGCTGTTGCGCCTGACAGTCCCGCTCTAGAGACTCTCGCCGTTGCTCCCCATGGTCAAGGTCATCGAGTTGCTGCTGTAAGCTCTCCAGATGGGCGATCGCCTCCTGAAGAGTCGGACCATATTTGCGGCAGATTTGCTTAAGGTGCTGTCGGCGAGCCTCCACCTCCTGTAACCGCCCGGGATCCGCTTCTAACTCATCCCCATAGCGATTGATCTGTTCTCCAGCTTCTTGGACCCGCACCAGAGCCTCCGTGACCAAGATGAGCAAGGGGGTCAACTCTGAGTCATAGGTCACCATCTCCTGTAACAGAGTTTCCGCTCGTCCTAAGAGATCGGCAGCGGCAGTTTCCTCGTCGTTGTCATAGAGAGTCTGATAGAGGTGATAGCTTTGCTGTTGCAACTCCACCACATGATTGAGCCGTTGAGCTTCCCGGTCCAGCTCTTCGAGTTCCTGGGAGTCCCTCAACTCGGCGCGGCTAAGTTCCTCAAACTGATAGCGCCAGAGCTGCTCTTGCTGCGATCGCAGCTGTTCCTGATGCTGTAAGTCCCGCAGTTGCCCTTGTAGCTCCTGTAGACGGTCATAGTCCTGGGCCACCCGTTGACGAATTTGCAACAGGGCCTCACCGCCATAGAGATCTAACAGGTGACGCTGGTGGGTCATTTGCGCTAACTGGATGGCCTGACCCTGGGCCGCAATATCCACGAACTGCTGTCGCAGCTGTTGCACGTCCCGTTGACTGGCGCCCTTGCCATTGAGGCGATACTTACTGCGACAGCCTCGTTTCCCCAGGAGTAATTCCCGAGAACAGGCGATCGCCTCCCCCCCAGCCTCCGGGGAATTGACCTCAAACCAGGCCTCAACCCGCGCTCGTTTAGCCCCGGTGCGAATGGCTCGACGACTGGCTTTGCCTCCCAACACCAAATCCACCGCATCTAACACAATG harbors:
- the recN gene encoding DNA repair protein RecN, coding for MEFIVFRWLVLEAGLFSMLVRLQIENFALIDDLDLKFGPGLNVLTGETGAGKSIVLDAVDLVLGGKASRRAIRTGAKRARVEAWFEVNSPEAGGEAIACSRELLLGKRGCRSKYRLNGKGASQRDVQQLRQQFVDIAAQGQAIQLAQMTHQRHLLDLYGGEALLQIRQRVAQDYDRLQELQGQLRDLQHQEQLRSQQEQLWRYQFEELSRAELRDSQELEELDREAQRLNHVVELQQQSYHLYQTLYDNDEETAAADLLGRAETLLQEMVTYDSELTPLLILVTEALVRVQEAGEQINRYGDELEADPGRLQEVEARRQHLKQICRKYGPTLQEAIAHLESLQQQLDDLDHGEQRRESLERDCQAQQQQLSQGCQQLRQRRQQAAHQLEARLTMALQPLAMDNLKFKVEVSPIEPTRWGGDRVRFLFSANPGEPLGPLGEIASGGEMSRFLLALKASFSEVDPVGTLIFDEIDVGVSGRVASTIAETLYRLSCHHQVLCVTHQPLVAAMADHHFRVIKQATQQGETARTRIEVRSLNHEQRCQELAQLVSGQHQDDFDSSATQEAANAFANSLLSRAERLRRELYQPPAP